Proteins encoded together in one Astyanax mexicanus isolate ESR-SI-001 chromosome 10, AstMex3_surface, whole genome shotgun sequence window:
- the pfdn6 gene encoding prefoldin subunit 6: MAEAIQKKLQAELEKYQQVQKDVSKSMSARQKLEAQLTENNIVKEELHLLDSQNTVYKLIGPVLVKQDLDEAKATVGKRLEYINGEIQRYETLLKDMERKSEQHREVLASLQQEYQRAQGIPVAKA, translated from the exons ATGGCAGAAGCAATACAGAAGAAACTGCAGGCTGAACTGGAGAAATACCAGCAGGTCCAGAAAG ACGTCAGTAAAAGCATGTCAGCTCGACAGAAGCTGGAGGCTCAGCTGACAGAGAATAACATAGTAAAGGAG gaGCTGCATCTGTTAGACAGCCAGAATACAGTTTACAAGCTGATTGGTCCAGTACTGGTAAAACAAGATCTAGATGAAGCCAAAGCAACAGTGGGCAAAAGGCTGGAGTATATAAATGGTGAAAT ccaaCGCTACGAAACGTTACTGAAGGATATGGAGCGAAAGTCTGAGCAGCATCGAGAAGTTCTGGCTAGTCTGCAGCAGGAGTACCAGCGTGCCCAGGGCATTCCCGTCGCAAAAGCTTGA